The DNA region aacttataattgcattttgttgaattactattattatgcaaTGTGCTCATAGTGATTATAATTTCACTATATGAGGTACTTTTAGTGGATaagttattattagttttttgaaGTTGACTAACTTATTAGTTGATTGTTTTGTTTAGCGACTAAAATTATGAGTAACCGTAATTTATGTGATTTGTATAGTTTAAGTGATATGTAATAATTTGAGTTAATTGGTATCAATTGAATTTCAAAGGGGAACAAATGTGTTGTAACAGAGAAATATTGTTGTAACAGTGAGGTGTTATATGTTATGCGACGGtgaaagttgtgtttttatggGGATAACTCATGCACTGTTATAGTATAATGGAATTTAACGTCGCGGAAAATCTCAAACCAGTTACATAATGTCGTGTCAATTCTCAGATAAGATCAAGCCCTTAATCATTGACTTCATGGATCCCACGTGATTTGCAATTAAAACATTATTTAGTTTTATAGGAACTTCAAAGTAAAGGTCATATCTTCTATACTGTATAATGTATATGATACTACAATGGAGACAAACGGTTAGAGTGGTTCAGATGTTACTGAGGTGATGTTCAATAGATGCATCTGGGAAACAAGAACTTTGTTTGTGATTTATCACTGCTATAATATGTTATGCATGTTTAGAACTTTAGATTTCTGGTAGATCAATAAAAGTATAAGTTAGAGATCAGGATCTGAGAAGGGAGTAAACAGTTAAAGCTGGAAATCATATTACTGAAGTAGTCACTTTAGCTTCACGAAGGTTTTTGTTATGGTGAACTCGTAAACCCACTGAAGATCAGGTACAACGTGATTAACTGCTGTTTCTCAACATTGTTGATAAACTTAATGATCAAGCCATTATGAAAATGATGTCATTGGCAAGCCTCGTAAATTTTCTAATACTTGTTTTTTACATCCTTCTTTCAAAAAGAAGGATGATATGatgcaaatataatatataGCAGAGGCCAGATGTTagtgtacgttgtatctatgtCTTCAATATGTTGATTGTTTCCTACTTACGTGGAATCATTTTCGTATGTCTATCTACATGTGCACAGGAGATATACATGGGCAGTATTCTGATCTCCTGCGACTGTTCGAATATGGTGGATTACCTCCAAAATCCAATTACTTGTTCCTGGGTGATTATGTTGATCGCGGGAAGCAGAGTCTGGAAACAATATGTCTTCTCCTtgcatataaaattaaatacccCGGGAACTTCTTTCTTTTAAGGGGCAACCACGAATGTGCTTCTGTAAATCGTATATATGGATTCTATGATGAGTGTAAAAGAAGGTTTAATGTCAGACTCTGGAAAGTCTTTACAGATTGCTTCAACTGCCTTCCCGTGGCAGCACTCATTGATGAAAGGATTCTATGCATGCACGGGGGACTTTCACCTGAGTTACATAATCTAGACCAAATTCGCAATCTTCGTCGTCCAACTGATGTTCCCGATAGCGGTTTGTTGTGTGATCTTTTATGGTCCGATCCTTGTAATGACATCCAAGGTTGGGGAATGAATGATAGAGGCGTCTCCTTTACCTTTGGAGCTGATACAGTCACTGAGGCTCTTCAAAAGTTGGATCTTGATCTTATTTGTCGTGCGCACCAGGTTGATAGCTTCTTAATGCTAGCTTTGCTCACATCTTGATGGCATTTTGCATAATAACCTGATTGATGGGGTGGATTTTGGGTATTTCTGAAAACGAGAGCTTTTCTAGGGGTACTTTTGAGAATTTTGCCAAGGTGTACTGCTTTTGGCATATCACGGTTATAAACCTGGACTTTTTCTCCTTAACACATGAATACTAAACGAAATTTTGTCCTGTATTGATCATTCGTGATGTTCGAATATCTGATATGCAGGTTGTTGAGGATGGCTACGAGTTCTTTGCTAATAGGCAGCTTGTTACTATATTTTCAGCACCTAATTATTGTGGAGAGTTTGACAATGCTGGAGCTATGATGAGTGTGGATGATACTTTAATGTGTTCTTTCCAAATATTAAAGCCTGCTGAGAAGAGGCTGAAATTTGGCTTTGGTAGCGCAACTAGTACCAAAACTGGAGGTCCAGCTAAGGTTAAGGTATGCTTTTGGATGAACTTTTAATGTTTGATGGTTATATTTGCAAATAAATGCATTTCATGCCTTATCCATTATAAACCTAGTCCCCATACCCTTATGcatctacaaatttattttctctaaatCATGAAATGTTAgctagattaaaattaaaacttttggtgaataattcattatattatttatgtgtaaactattaataaactttatattttaaaatctttttattatagctcaaaaacataaaatatctTTAACAAGGTTACATTAGAAAATTTACTATCTTTAAATTGATtccaatttaataaattatatataaaaggatTATATAGTATATTGTAAATATAAGGCGGATGAGAATGGGGGCAAGGCGGGTTGGATATAGGGCAGGATGAGTAGATATGGGATGAGTAAGACCTCAAACCCACCACCAACCCTCGACTCCCATGGCATGTAGGACATTTTGTTTGCCCACATCCTGTCATTACTACCAAATTTCTCAATTGGGACGGATGTGTATAATTTTACCTGTCCATCATCCCTAACCATCCACAGTGGGTAAACATTTAACACTAATGCCTACCCACTAGGGTGTATCCCTATAATTATCTATGTATCCACTATTCAGTCGGATACACCCATACATCCATACTCTTCTTTTATCCACCTCTTCACGCTTCCCATACTTACCAACAATGAGAATACAAAAAGAATACAACTTATTATGATTTGATGGTATATTGTAAAAGTTATACAAAATGTTCTTTAAGACTATAATTAAGTCTTGAATAGGCAAAGTCTACAAGTTTTAGCCCAAAAGGTAATTAGCAATTAGTTTTCAACATTTGTATTTCATGAAATTTTGCTAGAAGCCAATTCAATGGCGCATAATTTTTGTGTCCTTTGGTTATGATGATCGTTCGCATGCCTTTAGTAGTGTCCTACAAGTACATGGCTTCTTTACAGTCATCTTTATTTGTATGACTTTCTTCTAACTCTTCCATGTACTTATGTGTGCATACTAACTTTGCACGACTTTTTATCTCCCTCATGCTCGACCTCCTCATGTAATATCATGTGTGCATGGTCTTGTATGTTTCTTAAGAGTGCATGACCGTCTATGCTTGCctgtaaaaattatgaattattttCCATTTCAACCACAAATTTAGCCACATGCCCACATTTATACTTCCTTTGTTCCGTTTTAGTTGCAACACTATCACTATGCACAGTTTTTAAGGTAAACCTAAATTGACAATTCTGCCCTTGTATTATTTCACGTGGGacagcaaaattaaaaaaaaaatatccttCCAACAAAAATTCTTCACGGAAGAGCATTGAACTCCATTATCATCCAAACTGGCTTTAATACTAGgataaaatcaaaatctaaCTATTTATATtagaaagtaagaaaaaaaaatcaagatctACATGAGACAAAGATTTGTaagaaatttcataaatttgaGAGTAAAGGAAGAATTTAGAGAGAGAATCTTTAAAATGGACAACTTTGGAGGTGAGAGAATCTTTAAATTGGACGACTATGGAGGTGAGATTTACAGAGAGAGTGGTAAATTAAGAGAAGAAAGTGAATGTTGAGCAAAAAGCCACATATAGAAGAGATTGGGGATAGAGGGAGGCGTGAGTGAGTTTAGTTTTTGGGATTTAGAGTTTTGAACGAGGATGATGAATGTAAGGGTAAAGATGTCCTTTTAAGGGGTATTTGGTGATACATATAGTAATATTGCAAGTATTGTAAAACAACTAAAAAAGGAAAGtgttgcaagtaatttggaatAGAGGAAGTATATTCTAGGGACTGACCAAATAATTCGTCTTCAACCTGTTTTCACGCACCCATGCAAATTGGTGCAAAGGGGGTGGACAGGTATGGGATGGTAAGTGTTCATGCCCTCCACTTACCCACTATTGTGACATTTAAGGTCTTTATGCTGATATCCACCCGTTACGCATCCTTATGCCTATACTCGCTCCAACTGGGGCAGATACGATGCAATATATTACTCCATCCTGGCTCCTATTAACTATTATTGTCTCATTGGTTTTTACATGTTTGCCAATGCACATATTCAATCgtaaatatttcacattttgttTACATAAAATGgtttcaataaaatttacataaaaacaaATTGAACAATATTCACATCATATAACCTATGTTGGTACTCAAGAAGTATGTGGTTTATGAGACAAATTCACCATTATGTGCCTTTCTTGTGGAAGTGAGCTAGAAAAGCTATATGAATTGGTTCCGTTTGACTCTTGATTCTTAATTGAAATCCTCTGTTTCGTTCGACACATTATGtgaattttaagtttaagcttgtCTATTTTCATTTACTGAACCTCTATTAGCATCTTTCACAGGCTTTGCAGTAGCCTTTTTACATGCGTTTGTTATGTCTTAGATGAATTGACCGTACTCGGAAACTTGAATTTGCAGTCTTTTCTTGGGGGAAGAATTTGACGAGGCGAACCATCTTTGACGTAGTCAGATGCAGAAGGTTTTCATTACATGGAATGCAGGATGGTATGTGTTTTACCGGCAGGGCAGGTTTGGTGCGTTTGATGTATCAAATTTAGCCAAAGTAAAAGCCGCAAAGAGATATTGGTTCGGGAGGGCAATGTCGTCGTTCTTCAGTCTTTATATTTGCTAATATATTGTACAAGTTACTGGTAAAAGGCTTATGATAAATGTATGGTGTATGAATTGGTATGAAAGATGTACAATACCAATTACCAACAGGATTTGCTAACCAGGAAGTCTTAGTTATCAATGTTATCAAGTCTCTAATTTAATTTGCTGTCATTTTGAAACTTGATAACATGAATCATGAATGTATTGAGTATTGAGTTCTagcttatttttttgttattgttcGTGCCTGGCACCAAAAAATGGCATCTCAGACTGAGTATGAGCACCCAAAAAGGGCATCTGGGACTAAGTTATTGGTTATGTTAGGTCTTAGGTGTGTTTCCAACTGTCTGATTTTTCATGTTATTCAAGCCAACCTGGGGCTAAATTAATTTTTGCTTTTCTCTAGTTTATGGGCAAccattatgttaatttattttgatgcCCTTCTACAAATAATTAAGATTTTTGGGTCCCAATATTAGGTGTATAAATAATCTTTGTTCCAGCCTGCCAATTATTTTTCAGATTCAGATCTGACCCGAATTTGGTGGGTCTTAAAAAATAAGACTTAGACCCTTAAAAAGGAGCGGGTTTGGGGCGGGTTTAATAGGGTCTTGGACCCATAACCATCCCTATTAGAAACATTAGAAATATTGTACTATTTATTGGGGCGGGTTTAATAGGGTtttggacccatgaccatccctaatagAAACATTAGAAACATTGTACTATTTATTGGGGCAGGTTTAATTGGGTCTTGGACCTATGACCATCCCTACTTAAAACATTAGAAATATTgtactatttattcatcactcttattTGTGATTGATTTTAAATCTATCTattagttaaaacatagttaagaaaaatataactcAACTCTTctaattgtaaaaataattaatattaaatttttataatttttattatataataattaaaaatattaaaaattaaattaatacattaaaatgACTGTTTTTCGTTGAAAAGCTGacataaaaagacaaaagatGGAAGAGATCGTTTGCTTACCTGTGCGATATACCCATCTATCTAGTAGTAGGTCAAAGGTTATACTACTTCCCTATTAAAATacttctaatatttatttttcacacagtttaatgtattaatttaattttaaatatctttaattgtgtataataataaaatttaatattgataatctttgcattgagacgaatcaaacaagatcttacttaattatattttaacttataaattaaaaattaatcacaaattaagattaataaatgaatagtgcataatttttaatgttGCAAATGCAAGAAGTAGGAAATAACATTTGAGATTTGATGTGGATGTTGCTAACTTTATTTAAAAGATCACCtaggaaaaaataattttaccttaTTTTTAATAGGTGTTATATCTAATTTACATATAGccattatatatgaaaaatatagttaattagaattatattttatttgatgattaagcatatttttatgatataaatGTTATACTCAAATAGTTTTTAGTTCTGGAGTATATATTGTACAAAATAAGTagcaattaaaacaaaaaaaatcaatgtattagctaatgttttatttttgttttggttaATTGATTAATTCATAAATCGTGAATTATGATGTTTTTTTCCTTCCCTCTTCATCTATATCTTAATTGACTAGGCTACTGGATGGAACTAATTGAGGAACTTTATGCTTATAGCCTATGTTATTCTAGTTAGTTCTGGGCATTTGTAAGATGTTCGATTGCACgtgatttttaaagttaaaaggcagtaaatattagttttataatattagctttgtttactttaattattactcGTGTTAAGGCCCCAAATTTCCGTTATTCATCAAAAACcataatttgaaaagaaaacccAGTTTTGTAAAAGCACAACATGATAGACAAGGATCCACTTGTTTCTTCATGTGAAGACTATATGTCCTTATATAGGAGGAATGATCAAAATATCATTAGCAACACCTATCCCTTTATGTTAAATGAACACTTCAAACATATTTGGATACCAACTCGACCTCATAACATAGTTGATCATGTATacagttttaaatttataatatggTCTAGCTgaaatgtttaatttattatttttgtatgcTTTTAAGACATCTACTAATCATATTCTCATGAGATGGCATGTTGAGaattaattgtattattattattattattattattattattattattattattattattaaattttaagaataataatagaagTACTTTAATAAGAACAAtcagatcaaataaaaaaaataatattaaagaagaTGAAATTATAACcataaaaaattaacttaaaaaaaataaactaaattaaatcaGTTCAGATCAAACAGCATAAAATTAATTagatttaattagaaaaattatatcaaatcaaACCACAAACTATCTAATTAGAGGAAAACTACAAAATATTACTAGGTAAAAGTCTAGCTTTCAATAAGGGGTTGATCCCAAGTTGGTATGTTGAGTTGCTTATCAATGTTTACGTACAAAATAGCAA from Amaranthus tricolor cultivar Red isolate AtriRed21 chromosome 3, ASM2621246v1, whole genome shotgun sequence includes:
- the LOC130807714 gene encoding serine/threonine-protein phosphatase PP1 isozyme 3-like, yielding MDSAVLDSIINRLLDVKGKPGKQVQLSEPEIRQLCLVSRDLFLKQPNLLEIEAPVKICGDIHGQYSDLLRLFEYGGLPPKSNYLFLGDYVDRGKQSLETICLLLAYKIKYPGNFFLLRGNHECASVNRIYGFYDECKRRFNVRLWKVFTDCFNCLPVAALIDERILCMHGGLSPELHNLDQIRNLRRPTDVPDSGLLCDLLWSDPCNDIQGWGMNDRGVSFTFGADTVTEALQKLDLDLICRAHQVVEDGYEFFANRQLVTIFSAPNYCGEFDNAGAMMSVDDTLMCSFQILKPAEKRLKFGFGSATSTKTGGPAKVKSFLGGRI